One Amblyomma americanum isolate KBUSLIRL-KWMA chromosome 8, ASM5285725v1, whole genome shotgun sequence DNA window includes the following coding sequences:
- the LOC144100721 gene encoding uncharacterized protein LOC144100721, producing the protein MEVTSEQRAEASETTDTSGPSETKGNTESVDDAVLSSESRGVSKECSRTTDKNHALSSPPEHPIKMTAPQSAPLGKRPGGSSFLSTAGAGATRRVPGQATARDVPLDSHLLRCKGIGASLASVLSDGAARRRTIFGLSPATYAAVSAIIIALVTVVTYALVVSGAKRLPSGSMIGARAVNFTNASVPAFSFV; encoded by the exons ATGGAGGTCACAAGCGAACAACGGGCTGAAGCATCGGAAACTACGGATACCAGCGGGCCAAGCGAAACCAAGGGCAACACCGAAAGCGTAGACGATGCTGTACTCAGCAGCGAGTCACGAGGAGTGTCCAAAGAGTGTTCAAGAACGACGGACAAGAACCACGCACTATCTAGTCCACCAGAACACCCGATCAAGATGACGGCGCCGCAATCTGCACCACTCGGGAAAAGGCCCGGAGGAAGCAGCTTCCTCAGCACTGCAGGTGCCGGTGCCACCCGCCGCGTTCCTGGGCAGGCTACGGCCAGAGATGTGCCACTGGATTCGCATTTACTGCGGTGCAAAG GTATCGGTGCAAGCCTTGCCTCTGTATTGTCCGATGGGGCCGCACGCAGACGAACCATCTTCGGCTTGTCCCCGGCCACCTATGCAGCGGTCTCGGCAATCATCATCGCCCTCGTGACGGTCGTTACTTACGCTCTCGTTGTTTCCGGTGCAAAGCGCCTTCCCTCCGGTTCAATGATCGGAGCTCGTGCGGTCAACTTTACCAATGCATCCGTTCCTGCATTCAGTTTTGTGTAG